From one Amycolatopsis sp. FDAARGOS 1241 genomic stretch:
- a CDS encoding LLM class flavin-dependent oxidoreductase, with the protein MTAPMQVGYDDLVRVWREADTVAEIEHAWLFDHLLPIAGDPGGPIFEGWSLLSALAAQTSRLRLGLMVTSNRFRPPAMLAKMATTVDVVSGGRLDFGIGVGSRPSHPLARREYEAHGLPFVETRDAVTGLAEACTVIRRLWTEDEPFDFAGAQVQLKGAYGSPKPVQRPHPPILIGGRAAATLRVVAQHADVWNIPGGDLEDAIGRSALLDRYCAEIGRDSAEIARSIHLPVSYEDPGPTRKAIAEAVDAGFDHVVLGLPAPFPEGVAQWVADELIRNS; encoded by the coding sequence ATGACCGCGCCCATGCAGGTGGGCTACGACGACCTCGTCCGCGTCTGGCGCGAAGCCGACACCGTCGCCGAGATCGAGCACGCCTGGCTGTTCGACCACCTCCTGCCGATCGCCGGCGATCCCGGCGGTCCGATCTTCGAGGGCTGGTCGCTGCTGTCGGCCCTCGCCGCGCAGACGTCGCGGCTGCGGTTGGGGCTCATGGTCACCAGCAATCGCTTCCGCCCGCCCGCGATGCTCGCGAAGATGGCCACGACCGTCGACGTCGTCTCCGGTGGCCGGCTCGACTTCGGCATCGGCGTGGGCTCACGGCCCAGCCACCCGCTGGCCCGGCGCGAGTACGAAGCCCACGGGCTGCCGTTCGTCGAAACGCGCGACGCGGTGACCGGGCTCGCCGAAGCGTGCACGGTGATCCGTCGCTTGTGGACCGAAGACGAACCTTTCGACTTCGCCGGCGCCCAGGTCCAGCTCAAGGGTGCTTACGGCAGCCCCAAGCCCGTGCAGCGCCCGCACCCGCCGATCCTCATCGGCGGCCGCGCGGCCGCGACGCTGCGCGTGGTCGCGCAGCACGCCGACGTCTGGAACATCCCGGGCGGGGACCTCGAGGACGCGATCGGCCGCAGCGCGCTGCTCGACCGCTACTGCGCGGAGATCGGCCGCGACTCGGCGGAGATCGCGCGCTCGATCCACCTGCCGGTGTCCTACGAGGACCCCGGCCCGACGCGGAAGGCGATCGCCGAGGCCGTCGACGCCGGGTTCGACCACGTCGTCCTCGGCCTGCCGGCGCCGTTCCCCGAGGGCGTCGCGCAGTGGGTGGCCGACGAGCTGATCCGTAATTCGTGA
- a CDS encoding aldo/keto reductase, whose product MQYRTLGRTGVQVSALALGAMNFGRIGRTTQDEATAIVDAALEGGVNVIDTADMYGDGESEVLVGKAIAGRRADLVLATKATMPIGDERNHRGSSRRWLVTALDDSLRRLGVDHVDLYQMHRWDPTTSDEETLSALTDLQRAGKIRYFGSSTFPAYRIVQAQWAAREHHLSRYVTEQPSYSILQRGIEADVLPVAREYGLGVLVWSPLASGWLSGAVRKGREITTSRSKVMPQRFDPALPANRARLEAVERLAKIAAEAGLTLIQLALGFATAHPAVTSALIGPRTPEHLHSHLAAADTVLPADVLDAIDEVVAPGVDLAAHEKFDTPPALLDATLRRR is encoded by the coding sequence ATGCAGTACCGCACCTTGGGCCGCACCGGCGTGCAGGTCAGCGCACTCGCGCTCGGCGCCATGAACTTCGGCCGGATCGGCCGCACCACCCAGGACGAGGCCACCGCCATCGTCGACGCCGCGCTCGAAGGCGGCGTGAACGTGATCGACACCGCGGACATGTACGGCGACGGCGAATCGGAGGTCCTGGTCGGCAAGGCCATCGCCGGCCGCCGCGCCGACCTCGTGCTCGCGACCAAGGCGACCATGCCGATCGGCGACGAGCGCAACCACCGCGGCAGCTCGCGCCGCTGGCTCGTCACCGCACTCGACGACAGCCTGCGCCGGCTCGGGGTCGACCACGTCGATCTGTACCAGATGCACCGCTGGGACCCCACGACCAGCGACGAGGAAACGCTGTCCGCGCTCACGGACCTGCAGCGGGCCGGGAAGATCCGCTACTTCGGCTCGTCGACGTTCCCCGCGTACCGGATCGTGCAGGCGCAGTGGGCCGCGCGCGAGCACCACCTGAGCCGCTACGTCACCGAGCAGCCCAGCTACTCGATCCTCCAGCGCGGCATCGAAGCCGACGTGCTGCCGGTGGCGCGGGAGTACGGCCTCGGTGTGCTGGTGTGGAGCCCGCTCGCGTCCGGCTGGCTCTCGGGCGCGGTGCGCAAAGGCCGCGAGATCACCACCAGCCGCTCGAAGGTCATGCCGCAGCGGTTCGACCCCGCCTTGCCCGCCAACCGGGCGCGGCTCGAAGCCGTGGAGCGCCTGGCGAAGATCGCCGCCGAGGCCGGGCTGACGCTGATCCAGCTCGCGCTGGGCTTCGCGACCGCGCACCCGGCCGTGACCAGTGCGCTCATCGGCCCGCGCACGCCGGAGCACCTGCATTCGCACCTCGCCGCGGCCGACACCGTGCTGCCGGCCGACGTCCTCGACGCGATCGACGAGGTCGTCGCGCCCGGCGTCGACCTCGCCGCGCACGAGAAGTTCGACACCCCACCCGCTCTGCTCGACGCGACGCTGCGTCGTCGGTGA
- a CDS encoding DUF397 domain-containing protein, with product MADYPSLQDYDPNTAETLFEDAAWEKSFASEPNGGNCVEVNLGRPDVVGVRDTKLPASPVFVFGRGEWEAFLVAVKAGQFDLPPGA from the coding sequence ATGGCGGATTATCCGTCGCTCCAGGATTACGACCCGAACACGGCCGAAACGCTGTTCGAGGACGCTGCCTGGGAGAAGTCGTTCGCCAGTGAGCCGAACGGCGGCAACTGCGTCGAGGTCAACCTGGGCCGTCCGGACGTCGTCGGCGTGCGCGACACGAAGCTCCCGGCCAGCCCCGTCTTCGTCTTCGGCCGGGGCGAATGGGAGGCGTTCCTGGTGGCAGTGAAGGCGGGGCAGTTCGATCTGCCGCCGGGCGCCTGA
- a CDS encoding SAM-dependent methyltransferase, which produces MAQVPDSEAPEGVDLERPNAARIYDWFLGGTANWAIDREFGERAVQTFPMIKTIAKSGRELLGRTVRYMARNGIDQFLDLGSGVPTVGNVHQIATSVNPDARCVYVDNEPVAVAHSQILLEREGVADRHAVLQGDLRNPGDIWPRALDTGVLDPKRPIGLIMSGVLYFIGRDEPAVEMVRKYLSLLPSGSYFMASHITTDGVTAPDGESREEIHEQYKQSSTPIHFRSRAEFAEFFEGLELVEPGVVWVSEWRPEEGESRNSDRMAADPSFSGGICAVGRKP; this is translated from the coding sequence ATGGCACAGGTACCGGATTCCGAAGCCCCGGAGGGCGTCGACCTCGAACGGCCGAACGCGGCCCGCATCTACGACTGGTTCCTCGGCGGCACGGCCAACTGGGCCATCGATCGCGAGTTCGGCGAACGCGCGGTGCAGACCTTCCCGATGATCAAGACCATCGCGAAGTCCGGGCGCGAGCTGCTCGGCCGCACCGTGCGCTACATGGCGCGCAACGGGATCGACCAGTTCCTCGACCTCGGCTCGGGTGTGCCGACGGTCGGCAACGTGCACCAGATCGCGACGTCCGTGAACCCGGACGCCCGCTGCGTGTACGTGGACAACGAGCCGGTGGCCGTCGCGCACTCGCAGATCCTGCTGGAACGCGAGGGAGTGGCCGACCGGCACGCCGTGCTGCAGGGCGACTTGCGCAACCCGGGCGACATCTGGCCGCGCGCGCTCGACACGGGGGTGCTCGACCCGAAGCGCCCGATCGGCCTGATCATGTCCGGCGTCCTCTACTTCATCGGGCGCGACGAGCCGGCGGTGGAGATGGTGCGGAAGTACCTGTCGCTCCTGCCTTCGGGCTCGTACTTCATGGCGTCGCACATCACGACCGACGGCGTGACGGCGCCCGACGGCGAGAGCCGCGAAGAGATCCACGAGCAGTACAAGCAGTCGAGCACGCCGATCCACTTCCGTTCGCGCGCGGAGTTCGCGGAGTTCTTCGAGGGGCTCGAGCTCGTGGAACCCGGCGTCGTGTGGGTGTCGGAGTGGCGGCCCGAGGAAGGCGAGTCGCGCAACAGCGACCGCATGGCCGCGGACCCGTCGTTCAGCGGCGGGATCTGCGCGGTGGGGCGCAAACCCTAG
- a CDS encoding glycosyltransferase codes for MRFLFIFVGGRGHFDPLAPVARAAAASGHTVAVSGGGRHVAGIDRAGFTVIPTTPPPVAEAPSRREPMPPVDPARDDWEIKELFATRGARTRAEKLLEIIHGWRPDVVIRDEVDFGSAIAAERAGVPCVNVLVLAAGTLLRKELVAEPLHALRSEHGLPRDPGLTMLEGQLVLSPFPLSVRDPASPLPPGAFSFRQAEPVPPRAPHEKPGVYFTLGTGFNTESGDLIERTLEGLTKLDAHVTATVGTQIDPAVFGPQPPHVHVARFVPQAELLPSIDLVVSHGGSGSVAGSLAHGLPSILFPMGADQPGNARCTARLGTGVALDPANATPDEIHATAVRLLTEPRWREAAQRVQEEINAQPGAEETVPLLEALVTGSFAPGSPRPAP; via the coding sequence ATGCGCTTCCTCTTCATCTTCGTCGGCGGCCGGGGCCACTTCGATCCGCTGGCACCCGTCGCGCGCGCAGCCGCCGCAAGCGGGCACACGGTCGCCGTCTCCGGCGGGGGCCGGCACGTGGCCGGGATCGACCGGGCGGGCTTCACGGTCATCCCCACGACCCCACCGCCCGTGGCCGAAGCGCCGTCGCGGCGTGAGCCGATGCCACCCGTCGACCCCGCCCGCGACGACTGGGAGATCAAGGAGCTCTTCGCCACCCGCGGCGCGCGCACCCGCGCGGAGAAGCTGCTGGAGATCATTCACGGCTGGCGCCCCGACGTCGTGATCCGCGACGAGGTCGACTTCGGCTCCGCGATCGCGGCGGAACGCGCGGGAGTTCCGTGCGTGAACGTCCTCGTGCTCGCCGCGGGAACGTTGCTGCGCAAGGAACTCGTCGCCGAACCGCTGCACGCGCTGCGCTCCGAGCACGGCCTGCCGCGCGATCCCGGGCTGACCATGCTCGAGGGGCAACTGGTCCTCTCGCCGTTCCCGCTCAGCGTGCGCGACCCGGCGTCCCCGCTGCCGCCCGGCGCGTTCTCCTTCCGCCAAGCCGAGCCGGTGCCTCCGCGCGCACCGCACGAAAAACCCGGCGTCTACTTCACCCTCGGCACGGGGTTCAACACCGAATCCGGCGACCTCATCGAACGGACCCTCGAAGGGCTGACGAAGCTCGACGCGCACGTGACCGCCACCGTCGGCACCCAGATCGACCCCGCGGTGTTCGGCCCGCAGCCGCCGCACGTCCACGTGGCACGCTTCGTGCCGCAGGCCGAACTGCTGCCGTCGATCGACCTCGTGGTGTCCCACGGCGGTTCCGGCAGCGTCGCCGGCTCACTCGCCCACGGCCTGCCGTCGATCCTCTTCCCGATGGGCGCCGACCAGCCGGGCAACGCGCGCTGCACCGCCCGCCTCGGCACGGGTGTCGCGCTCGATCCCGCGAACGCGACACCGGACGAGATCCACGCGACCGCCGTGCGGCTGCTGACCGAACCACGCTGGCGCGAAGCCGCTCAGCGCGTGCAGGAAGAGATCAACGCCCAGCCCGGCGCGGAGGAAACCGTGCCACTGCTGGAAGCGCTGGTCACTGGGTCATTT